A segment of the Myxocyprinus asiaticus isolate MX2 ecotype Aquarium Trade chromosome 10, UBuf_Myxa_2, whole genome shotgun sequence genome:
ATAGTAATGTAAAAGGGCCGTCCTTCCTCCACAAGCAAAGTCTCCCTCCCTCTTGGGAGTTTAGGGTCTGTGAAATCCATCTGGCCCCTTCACTATTATTTGGGCATGCGATAATACTGAACAATGCCAAGAAATTTTACAGACTATATGTCAATGTTCTCCACGTTAATATGTTAAAGTTGCATACCAAGTGTAGGAGACCTGATATCTTAGTTGTATGTAATATCATGCTTACTGTCAGATTCCTTATTCTCTGGTATTCCTGTATGAAGAAAAACTAGTTTAAAGACTACAGGGTGAAAGTGTAATTTCATACTGGTAATTGCTTTACAAGTCTTTTATATGAAAAAGGGAACATTTGTGTCACAGTACTGAACATGTAGCCCTATTTGAAAACCGATATGTCTTGTCTGTGTTTAAAAAAGCATGAAGAGATCCATTGACTAAGATTGTCTGAAGACGTGGTACTTGTTGTACAAAAAGAGACAAACACTCAGGCCCAGTTGGCATCAGACTTTAATTTCTGTGCTACAGTGATAGTGAAAAACACAGACAATATCCAGCCTTTCATAGTAATGTCCATAGACATGTACAGACAGCTGAATCATGAGTAAAAGCTACAGCAGGTGGCCATTTTTGTGCTGCATAGACACTGGTGGGGGAGGGGTGTCATGGTGGAAAATGTTGTCTTGCCTAAAGGCCTTTATAACTTTTGCATGTGCAACCATACACAGATTTTAAACAGATAACAGACAGATAACAGCTGTATATCATGAAAGAGTGCAggattttaaaacaagatttttgttCAGAAAGAGCTTGTCATCGCAGGCTTTTGGCTACTTTGTGTTATCTATGATCAGTTTTATTCTACTCTTCCCAGTTAATCTTACTTTATATTAAGTTTAGCTATTGTATAAGACACACAAAAAGTAGAAAAATAGTTTGTAGTAACTTTGTTGTACTAAAAACATCTAAGACACATTTGCAGATACAAATCATAGCAGATTACGCTGAGATtttgaaaattgtatttaaaattccaATCCATCCTCTTCATCCTCTCCAATGCTGTCAGTGCCCACTTCTTCATAATCCTTTTCCAGAGCTGCCATATCTTCTCTGGCCTCTGAGAACTCTCCTTCCTCCATTCCCTCGCCCACATACCAGTGCACAAAAGCTCTCTTGGCGTACATCAGGTCAAACTTGTGGTCTAGATGAGCCCAGGCCTCAGCAATGGCTGTGGTGTTGCTCAGCATGCACACGGCCCTCTGTACTTTGGCCAGGTCTCCACCAGGAACCACAGTTGGGGGCTGGTAGTTGATGCCTACTTTGAATCCAGTGGGGCACCAATCAACAAACTGGATGGTGCGTTTGGTCTTAATGGCAGCAATGGCAGAATTGACATCTTTGGGCACCACATCTCCACGATACAGAAGACAGCAGGCCATGTATTTACCATGACGAGGATCACACTTCACCATCTGATTAGAAGGCTCAAAGCAGGCATTGGTTATGTCAGCCACAGATAGCTGCTCATGGAAAGCTTTTTCAGCAGAGATCACTGGAGCATATGTAGCCAGAGGGAAATGAATACGTGGGTAGGGCACAAGGTTGGTTTGGAACTCAGTGAGATCCACGTTCAGAGCACCATCAAATCTCAGCGAGGCCGTGATGGAGGACACAATCTGGCCAATGAGCCTGTTGAGGTTGGTGTAAGTTGGACGCTCGATGTCCAGGTTTTTACGGCAGATGTCATAGATGGCTTCATTGTCCACCATGAAGGCACAATCAGAGTGCTCCAGGGTCGTGTGGGTGGTCAGGATGGAGTTGTAGGGCTCCACGACTGCGGTGGACACTTGAGGAGCAGGATAGATGGCAAACTCAAGCTTGGACTTCTTGCCATAGTCAACAGAGAGACGCTCCATCAGCAGGGAGGTGAAGCCAGAGCCAGTACCTCCACCAAAGCTGTGGAACACCAGGAAACCTTGGAGACCAGTGCACTGATCAGTCTATTGGGAGAAAGGGGTAaagagagctaaaaaaaaaacaaaacaaaaaaaccactGTTCATTTGTTTCCAACAATACACTAATTTGACTGCCAAGAAGTAATTGttacaatttttttaatgattcattATAAATCAGACAAAATGAAATAATACCAGTTTACGGATTCGATCAAGGACTGAATCAATGATCTCATTGCCAATGGTATAGTGTCCTCTGGCATAATTGTTGGCAGCATCCTCTTTTCCAGTGATGAGCTGTTCTGGGTGAAAGAGCTGACGGTAGGTGCCTGTCCGTACCTCGTCTATTCATGGAAAACAGACAATAATCAATTTGAAACTTTCCTTGGTGAATGTTACTATAAGATTATATTCATTAACGTTAGTTAACGCAAtaattaacaatgaacagtacattTACAGCaatctaatgttaatttcagcatatacagTAATATTTGTTTCTTACATTAAAAGTAggctatatgttaacattagttaatacttTATGAACTAACAAGTGTCAGATGTATCTGATTAaaaataattagttactgtaatctaataactTTTTAGTTAAAAAAGTAGTTACACTACACATAGTGTTacgcattatattttaaattcttgtaatcagattacagttactgactttcaattaaagtaattacttttaagtatattaCTTGCATTaatgtaatatgtataatacatcTAAAATAGGAATTCATTTGTACATCTgttagcatttctgtgacagctgaagggtgtgtgatAATGAATGAGGAATTTTGAGCGGAAATccaaaaacttttctaggaaaagtgatacagaaattaacttaaaagtaaaataattagtaatgtgctTACTTTTTAGATGAAATATTCAGTAGAGTAATATGATTAAAtctttagagaaataattagcaatttgtagtggattacttattttgagtaacttacccagcactggaactaacatgtactaacaataaacaaaagtatttatataaattaacaaTACCCAAGATAAGTAAATGCTGTAATAcactatttacagtatatattgttctttgttagttcatgatatctaattaaattactaattttaatgaatagaaccttattgtacagtgttaccatTACATTTGTATTCACTAAAAGGGTATCCAGGTTTACAATTTTATCATTGTGGTGTTCACGTTGCATGCTGTTTTAAACCATTGTCAAAGATATTCCCGTACCAATCACAGTGGGTTCCAGATCTACAAAGATGGCACGTGGAACATGTTTCCCTGAAGCCGTCTCACTGAAAAAAGTGTTGAAGGAATCATCTCCTCCTCCTGGTGTCTTATCACTGGGCATCTGCCCATCTGGCTGAATACCATGCTCCAGACAGTAAAGCTCCCAGCATGCATTACCAATCTGCGCTCCAGCTTGACCAACATGGACGGAAATGCACTCGCGCTGATGATCAACAGAATTCAGATTTCACATAAATCTTTGCAatcataaagacaaaaaaaaaaagactttataaTTATGAGtttaaaaataaagttgtgaTACGTTACCATATTGTATTTTGTCTTCTAGCCGATGCTCAGGGTTCGGAATGAAGCTCTAAATGCGTCAAACTCAGGCATTCAACATATTTATACCTAGAGCATCACGGGGTAACAGTGTTTTGTGTAATATGAGAAGTCGCCAATGCTGATATTATCttcaggctaaaaaaaaaaaaggaggacaAAAAGAAAGATGAGGTTAGTACCTCCTACACTCTATGGAATACTTTATTGTAATGGCAAGATATAAAATTGAATAAGCTGGTGAACAGTGTTACAAAAAGCTCCTTTGATCCTCTGAGGAACATTTTTGACAAAAGCACAGCTGAACAAACTATATGCCTTTAAACTGTGGTTCATGCATTCTCAACACAAAGAAGCATATATGTATCTAAGAAAGTATTAGTAGGTTACTCATTTGGAGGACCCACTTTCATGAATTAATAATGACTACTCCTATTTCAGAGTAGATTAATGTGATACCCTCTGTGTGTGCTCTGAATAAGGTTTGTTGAATGTGATTGAAAAATTTTAATACAATAGATGCCTGGATTGACTTACAGATATTGATGCATGAGAACAATATACCTTACATTTTCCTTTCATGTGGCTTCCTGGACATTGCAAAGGTGCAGTTCACAAGCTTTTCTTGTAATCTGACCCCAAGTATCTGCTGAAATGGCAGAGTCTGTAGTTTTCTGCATACTGACAGTTTAACTGAACGAAGAGATGTTATATGCAGTATATTAAATGTCAGCAATTCCATCTCTGTGATTACATATAGCTCTGTTTACAAATGTGTCTGCCCAAAAGCAATGCATTGTTAGACATGTCATTTACTTCATTTACTTCAAAAGTAAGGCCTTTCCTCTTAATGTTCTCAAATTTCTGCAAACACGTGCTCTGTGTCCAGCCTCCCTCTAAAATGTTTTGCCATGCAAGTCATACCTGCCACATTTGATGTCCCATTACTTTTTTTAAGCCTTAGCATAATTCTCATGTTTTTGTAGTGGGAACTATTAGGTCTGTTTGGTATAGTAATATTTaatatagggtgaccatatgtcctctttttcccagacatgtcctcttttttggacctgaaaaaagcatctggccaggatttcaaaattggctataaatgtctgggatttggctttatcttcatattgatgtgcagTTAGGActctcatacattctgtgtatttgaaacTCCACACCAGTTTTTGTGTTCACGTGTCCTTACGTGGTTATTCTGACAGAGAGTGGCAGACTTTAGGCTGGATATCTTGGGTGCTACATCATCAAGCACCGTCGAAGGCTGactcaattgtgaggacacttggaaggcagcctcgtttcgcagccttctttgccatattttggaggatgcatcgggtgtatcctttgtggccttcaatcaaccacaatcctttgcacatgtccaaaattatttaaaaaaaggaaaacgaGTTGCGTGACCACAGAGGCAGAAAccatttttttattcacatttgcaccaaaacattatgtagaaaaataagaaaatgcttgtagtttagacaatacaacaaattagaagatacaaagcacaaaaaaataaataaacaaaattaataaaagggcAGTTACATGAATTTGTAAAGCTTTAAAGGTTTTATAGTTTGTACAAGTCTAGGGTTcagttttttcatattttaaagggtttaaatatacattctaagatcagtgttgtgaaatgtattatataaaggcttttttgagtgactagatttgtgaatgaaacattttgctaaaataattaatggattaaggacatatttctcatTTTTTGAAGTGTATGTGTTTTCTAAACaaagaaaatatcacatggttctaagctTATGGTTAGCCATGCACACTTACTAGCATTGAGtgctgaggaggagtctagcctacagcctcagaaggcCTGGTCACAGccttactaggctgcagccttccatttGAGAAGCACCTTAAGCGTGCagtcttaaaattaaaaaaaaaaatctctctctctctcttgcccgcCCACTTGCTTTCTGCGCACGCAGCCTTGCACTGAATGTGTGTAGGCAAAATGTCACCAGATGTGCCCTGCACTCTCAACCAGAATCATAAATAATGTCAGTAAGTTGCCAAAAAACTGTTGACTTTGAAATATACTACTTATCAGGGAAACGTAAACTAATAGGGCGGATAAAATAGACCATAATTAAAATTTGACAACCCCTTCCGCTGATATTTGTAGTGCATCCTCTGTacttgacctgtaaagctggtactttaatgctaaacaaaatcagaaaatacaaaaacaaaacacagatcagGCCATGTGAGGGGTGAAACAAGCgtctatattcatttttatttctattttttaagatttacacatttacaatgtataaaaatattatacatttttaaatatatacgttacaataaatgtaatttgttaaatatattaaacacaatacattaAATACACAAATCGAACCCAAGTCGACTGCATGCAAAAAGCATTTCCACACTATCGTAACACCCCACGCCACTGTAGAGACACAAGGGGTGCAGTATGTCTTCAATttttgtgtttccaccagaccaCTGGAGTGCAAATACCACAACCACTTAATTACCATGAATACAATATTTTTCTGTGTCCAACATGTAGAAATTCTTTGTGACACCCAAGAATTAACATCTTTTGGACTCTTTCTACAGCATGGTGGGAAGACAGGTGCAGTGACAAGAAAatgtttttccagcaggaaaatgctccatgccacacagccaggtcaataaaggtgtggatggaggaccactggatcaagaccctgtggtccaatctccagacctgaaccccattgaaaacctctggaatgtgatcaagaggaagatggatggccgcaagccatcaaacaaagctgagctgcttgagtGTTTGTGCCTGGAgtagcataaagtcacccaacagcaatgtggaaGACTGATAGGGTGCAtgtcaagacacatgaaagctgtgattgaaaatcagggttattccaccaaatattgatttctgaactcttcctaagttaaaacattagtattgtgttgtttaaaaatgaacatgagcttgttttctttgcattattcgaggtcagaaaacactgcatcttttttgttattttgaccagttgtcattttctgcaaataaatgctctaaatgacaagatttttatttggaatttgggagaaattattCAGCAGTTTATAGAGGGAAAAAagttttactcaaacacatacctatacatagtaaatccagagaaactgataattttgcagtggtctcttaattttttccagagctgttttCACTATACAATATGATACGGTGCAAAGCCTCACTATACGATACGATATGAtacggtttaaaaaaaaaacaaaaaaaaaaacagtttcactaacttattcaaggattcaacataaatgttttttaaatcataaatggcaCAACAATGTCTGACACTGGCAACATAGAGCtttataataaagtaacttaaacaacagcactgcatttattttgattGACTGTAATAAGAAAAActcatatgaactcacaatttttaaacaaaactaaacaaaatccaaaataaatcaaaactgtgttatattttagcatcttcaaagtaatcaccctttgcctagaatttgcagacatgtactcttgacattttctcaaccaacttcttgaggtatcaccctgggatgctttttaaacagtattgaaggagttcccatctatgttgggcacttattggctgcttttctttattatttggtccaagtcatcaatttcaaaaactttttttttaattaaattttagatttataattaaataaattattatggtggcacaattatgtttttgtctacaaaactaatttcaaacatttaagcatacaccttcagatcaaaagatttttaagatcatgagaaacatttcagtcaagtgtttcaaaacttttgaccagtagtatatatatatatatatataaaatatatatatagttgcccCAAGGCAACGAaagctatcccatctggtccgaaccgacagaaggtctactgtggctcaagtcacagaaaatgttaatgatggttacaggaggaatgtgtcacaacacacagtgcatcgcaccctgctgtgtatggggctgtgtagccacagaccggtcagagtgtcaATGATGACCCCTATCCACcttcaaaagcacctacaatgggcatgcaatcattggaactggaccttggagcagtggaaggaggttgccaaattccccagatctcaatccgattgagcatttttgggatgtgctggaccaacaagtccaatccactgcggatccacctcgcaacttacaggacttgaaggatttgCTGTTAAtgacttggtgccagataccacaggacaccttgaggggtcttgtggagtccataccttggtgggtcggtgctgttttggtggcacgtggaggacaaacagcattttatgcaggtggtaataatgttttggctcatcagtgtatatacagtttatatcaGGCATGTGCCATaggctttgagactgggcaagcatcaaagatttttaatacacattattaaacgctgtgcccaaaacacattatattGGTGAATGTAATGTCACGGAAATGTTATAGACGcaaattgttgccttagaacccaccagtcaatggaaacaattatttCACAGTAtcgaacttcatgaccaaattgttttaaattcaggacaatAATATTGCTCATATCGCACAAATTAAAGATAGTCATATACTGAGccaagcatgtttatgtccattaaattatacaatgaaccatagtgccagaagaggTTTATTTTGACATACAtcgaaaagaacaaaaaaatattgcCAGTTACTAGCAGGCAATAtgtttcaacatcataggcctcacacCTCACAGAATAATCTGACTATctaagacaacaatcttaacttGAATACACAAGGCAAATGTAACATAGACATGGCTTTGCCCTaacgttagaactataaaacagacataacacaagaaggacatgattgccaggtcaccacttcatagcctcagactaaccagaaacaatgactaGTATCTATGACACAGattttaatgtatatataaaattacctttacttgaacacaaaatccatgcatctCTCCTTGAGAATGAACATCTtcgtcactttgttgtaaaagtcgcccACATATTGAAGTTTCGATAGCCAATCTTTCtcgatttttaattgaaattaactttgccaaattCGCGTAGGTCGTCGATGCTTACACTATATCCATTTTAGCGCttaataatgcattagttatgTGAACTTGAACGTGctgacacaaaactaaaatctagcctatcagatagcgtgactgaaggaaggagcttctgactggcttactcattttggtaagcatgcttcCCTTGGCCATTTGTAGCGGGCGAGAATGAACGTTCAGTATTTAATGAAAGGGCAGTAAACAAtggaatcagagaaagcataacataaagtgcttatacttAAAGGTGGCGCCAAAgcgaataaataaataacttattgtctgtgctgctcaactgagatgaaagatgatgaatttgaacaaaaacagtagtttatattaacagttatatttaatatatatatatatatatatatatatatatatatatatatatatatatatataaagaaattaaGAGAActagattttgaaaaaaaaaataaatatatatatatatatatatatatacagggttgggagggttacttttgaactgtattccactacagattacagaatacatgctgtgaaatgtcatttgtaatgtattctgttagattactcaaggtcagtaacgtattctaaatactttggattacttcttcagcactggtagattttttcacttgttttgactataaaaactctgtcagtacagtaagacaaaatacacgttaaaatacattctctgaaaaacataaatatctatgcagtgttgttatatatatatattttacaggaaaacaatacaaaaattattatcaagaataagatttttgccctaatatcaaaggtcttactagaaaaaaagaaattatgatccaacaaaAATGTTGCtagaaaatagcattttagcttagcataaatctgataatttacacaaggtttatttctatttcttctgctccaaacttacttcaaacttactttgctcgtatgaatgtaacacatcataagaaagtgtttcactgctgttcaaatgcactttggatcacatcatttatatgtataaatgttttccatctgaaacgactaaatattaaatgaaacaaatgacaataaaatgcaaagtaatctcttcagttatcaaaatactttttgaatgtaactgtattataattaccaatgatttaaattgtaactgtagtggagtacagttacttatattttgtattttaaatacgtaatcccgttacatgtattccgttactccccaaccctgtatatactgtgtatatataaatacatgtacaaatacaaatctgttatatatagatagtgcaagggaatgtaatggcagaagaggtagaatatgatggataaatataaatagactatgTTTATTGCAGGAAATTAACAAAATCattcaaacatatatatatatatattgtttattgcagGAAAATAACAGAATCATTCAAACAAGGGTTTCAAACTGCATTTTGAACTGCAGTTTCAAATTTCTGTACCATGATCTTTCACTTTCTAACCTTATTCAACTGCACTTGTAATGTTCATTTTTGTTGAACTCCCAAGATAAGTTTGAATTTTATGTCCTAATGGTTGCAAAAGTAAATGCTAAACTTGTAATGATTCCTCTCATTAACTCAATTAAACAGTGCATTTGGTATTTGACCAGCAGATGGCGAAAAAAATTTTGGCACACTAAAATAACCTACCCTCTGAAAGGCTCGTGCACATgccaatttttgtatttattcatgCTGTATATGCAGTGCTTTAatcctatagagcgcaacagtgcccgctcaCTTTTTCAGTcctctgggttccggaagtattttccagATAATTCTTTTGCACATTtcaaaatcctccataaaagagttgtaaaccatgaaccaaaccaactagcCCCGAGGTGATCACAACAGTAcacactttgttttgaggcaaaaaattgGTTGAAAGTagtgaaaatctgacaaaatgaaaatagtacaagactgtgtacttaccgtctttcacgtgggcatgaactacaatcccatgaagcattgcgagtGGCCTAATCGAATTAAAAgcgatttaaataaaaaaatatgagtaGAATATATGAGACCAACTCgactgcgtcattcacagtgcgccATGGGAATGAATCTGAATATGACCTGAATGATCTGCTTCAACTgtctacaacactatgagaatgcgTTATGCACTATAAGAAAAATCCATGAGAAACCCAGGCATCATGACTGATTTTGTCATGCCAGACTAGCAATTAGCTTAGCGGAGAAGATAATTCATTGTTATATTCACCTCCACTAAAAATAGCTTCATAAACATATAGTCAGCAAAATACTTGAAGAACACTGAACTGAGAGAATGTAGTGGATCTTTGTTACTGAAGAGGAACTGATCCACAACATTGCATTGTAGTAAACACACCACTAGAGGACAGTATTACTTAAAGTTTTTTAGGATTCATTTTGTGAATGGAAGAGTCACAAACGTGGTGAGGTGGATTGTCTGCCATGTGCATACCCATAAACCATGTTAAAGGTAAAACTGCATGTGTATAGTAGCTTTTGTCAGCTTTAGACTGATAGGAAGTgcaacattataaaaaataaatgagatgAACACTATATGAATAATGGactcataataaataaataataaaaagcattatgcaTCGTATTTGGCAAATTCCAGAACATAGATATTGTAGGACTTTACCGTAATATTGGTGGTAATTGTTTAATGCTTAATGTTTTGTGATGTAAATGTCTTTgctttgtctttctttctatctatcttgcAAATAATAGTttctatacattatatatatatatatatatatatatatatatatatatatatatatatatatatatatatatatgtgtgtgtgtgtgtgtgtgtgtgtgtctgtgtgtgtgtgtgtgtgtgtgtgtttctgtttctgtttaagATTCTGATAGGATTGCTGTAAGAACATAAAGGGATGGAACATGAAGCTGATGATATTTGTCAAAGGATCCAGTGGCCAACAGGTCTCAGACCATCACAAAGAAATATGTTGGCCAGCAGATTTACAACCATCAAGGTCAGCAAGCTCAAAGTGACGTCGTACCTCTTTCCATGTCCTAATTAATCACTCTAGTGACCTTAACCCTGTAGCTCATACACACACAGTGGAATGAATTACACTTTGATTAAAGTTGGCCACAGTTACGTCCTCACGAGCAAACCTGGGTTTCATGCATTCCAGTGTAGAGACTATGTCTTTTATGCACAGCCATTCTACTAGTAGGCTATGCTTTTCAgatcaaaaaatataaaatgctttGGGTTGTTTTTAAAAAGATGCACTAAATATTCTGCACACCTATAAACATTCATTATTTCTTCTGTGTTGTTTATTTTGAATATAAAGGATGTACCAGTCACAGATGATGTATTATTGGAGGAAATTTTAGAGAGTGAGAAAAATGTCACTATTTTACAATAAGATAAAAAATGCGGTGTGTATTATATTTCTTATGTAATCTAATTAAGAAAATGTTCAATATTGGACTCAGATGGAGCCCCTGGGAGCAACTAAAACACAAATGGTGTGAAACTGGCAATGGCATTTAGCTGTTAGCTGATTACATTGATTCCATTTATTTATGACAGTTTTCCAGTCACTTCACTCCTGAAGGTGAGTATTGCA
Coding sequences within it:
- the LOC127447215 gene encoding tubulin alpha-1A chain-like — its product is MRECISVHVGQAGAQIGNACWELYCLEHGIQPDGQMPSDKTPGGGDDSFNTFFSETASGKHVPRAIFVDLEPTVIDEVRTGTYRQLFHPEQLITGKEDAANNYARGHYTIGNEIIDSVLDRIRKLTDQCTGLQGFLVFHSFGGGTGSGFTSLLMERLSVDYGKKSKLEFAIYPAPQVSTAVVEPYNSILTTHTTLEHSDCAFMVDNEAIYDICRKNLDIERPTYTNLNRLIGQIVSSITASLRFDGALNVDLTEFQTNLVPYPRIHFPLATYAPVISAEKAFHEQLSVADITNACFEPSNQMVKCDPRHGKYMACCLLYRGDVVPKDVNSAIAAIKTKRTIQFVDWCPTGFKVGINYQPPTVVPGGDLAKVQRAVCMLSNTTAIAEAWAHLDHKFDLMYAKRAFVHWYVGEGMEEGEFSEAREDMAALEKDYEEVGTDSIGEDEEDGLEF